The Beijerinckiaceae bacterium genome has a window encoding:
- a CDS encoding N-acetyltransferase, with the protein MYLAQQTSCDHAFSAFNTDAVGKLSVTVAPDSLSIRKADREVAAFRLDHKPTTLVSIGRPADTPNPETENILLAAIEALFARDPDLKSLRLQIDAMPGLRANLIAAGIALDRGKDLEVAPEMFWQLPAPWLAKPAGVVFPQIHVMTEGKRHPLRPQKPKGLVYARFIPWLDQVLSFRALDPTADLECFNKWMNDPQVDKIWEEGGDLDRHRAYLQKRIADSHMLPLIGCFDDQPFAYFEIYWAKENRLGPYYDADDYDRGWHVAVGEPAFRGKAWITAWLPSLMHFMFLDDPRTQRIVGEPSAAHAQQIRNLERSGFAKIKHFDFPHKRALLVMLLRERYFGDRLWIPNERGAEKLEAPSTSPERSFQGEQVAVS; encoded by the coding sequence ATGTATCTTGCGCAACAAACCTCTTGTGACCACGCATTTTCAGCTTTCAACACCGATGCGGTAGGCAAGTTGTCTGTGACTGTTGCGCCGGATTCGCTGTCGATCAGAAAAGCCGATCGGGAAGTTGCGGCATTTCGTCTCGATCATAAGCCAACAACACTCGTCTCCATCGGAAGGCCGGCGGACACGCCGAACCCCGAAACCGAAAATATTCTGCTGGCGGCCATCGAGGCGCTATTTGCGCGCGACCCTGATCTCAAAAGCCTGCGCCTCCAGATCGATGCCATGCCAGGCCTCCGCGCGAATCTGATCGCGGCAGGGATCGCCCTCGATCGCGGCAAAGATCTCGAAGTCGCTCCGGAAATGTTTTGGCAGCTGCCCGCGCCCTGGCTCGCCAAGCCAGCCGGCGTGGTGTTTCCGCAGATTCATGTGATGACGGAGGGCAAGCGCCACCCTTTGCGCCCGCAAAAGCCCAAGGGATTGGTTTATGCCCGCTTCATTCCTTGGCTCGACCAGGTCTTATCGTTTCGCGCTTTGGATCCGACAGCCGATCTCGAATGCTTTAATAAATGGATGAACGATCCCCAGGTCGACAAAATTTGGGAGGAAGGTGGCGATCTCGATCGCCACCGCGCCTATCTCCAGAAGCGTATCGCCGACTCGCATATGCTTCCCTTGATCGGGTGCTTCGACGATCAGCCTTTTGCCTATTTCGAAATCTATTGGGCAAAGGAAAACCGGCTCGGCCCCTACTATGACGCCGACGACTATGACCGTGGATGGCATGTGGCCGTGGGCGAGCCTGCCTTTCGAGGCAAGGCGTGGATCACCGCCTGGCTGCCGTCCCTGATGCATTTCATGTTTCTCGACGATCCCCGCACGCAGCGGATCGTCGGAGAGCCGAGCGCCGCTCACGCCCAGCAGATTCGTAATCTCGAAAGGTCGGGATTCGCCAAGATCAAGCATTTCGATTTTCCGCACAAAAGAGCGCTCTTGGTGATGTTGCTGCGCGAACGCTATTTCGGCGACCGATTGTGGATTCCCAACGAGAGGGGTGCCGAGAAGCTGGAGGCGCCTTCGACCTCTCCGGAGCGCAGTTTCCAAGGCGAGCAGGTGGCGGTTTCATGA
- a CDS encoding RNA polymerase factor sigma-70 — MSKPKTFEGKDALLNVVICQRRQLLSIARRILHCSFLAEDVIQDAAVKVSHMQYERSIHCPVQFAKSMVRNLAIDQARRRKLENNYAALETEGENLHVPCSDPCARLEVCEAINAVSAALDELPDRTRRVFERVRIEGISQKAIAAELGVSPTLVNFMVQEAHRHCLARLQKHEEGPEEGLRKALPPPAQAGAFDSGRPQSVGPGKRGPRPRKKTLCGDKRAAPNLREAAVR; from the coding sequence ATGTCGAAACCCAAGACCTTTGAGGGTAAAGATGCTCTCCTGAACGTCGTTATTTGCCAAAGGCGGCAGCTTCTTTCCATTGCGCGGCGAATTCTGCACTGCTCTTTTCTCGCCGAGGATGTGATTCAAGACGCGGCGGTGAAAGTGAGCCACATGCAATATGAGCGGAGCATTCATTGCCCCGTGCAATTCGCAAAAAGCATGGTCCGCAACCTCGCGATCGACCAGGCCCGCAGGCGGAAGCTCGAAAATAATTACGCGGCTCTGGAGACGGAGGGCGAGAATTTGCACGTGCCTTGCTCCGATCCTTGCGCGCGGCTGGAGGTCTGCGAGGCCATCAACGCGGTTTCAGCCGCGCTTGACGAACTGCCAGATCGAACGCGCCGTGTCTTCGAGCGCGTCCGCATCGAGGGCATTTCGCAAAAAGCCATCGCGGCGGAACTCGGCGTGTCACCGACCCTTGTCAACTTCATGGTTCAGGAAGCCCATCGGCATTGTCTTGCGCGACTTCAAAAACATGAGGAAGGTCCGGAGGAAGGTTTGCGGAAGGCTTTGCCACCTCCCGCCCAAGCAGGGGCTTTCGACTCCGGCCGCCCTCAATCGGTGGGACCCGGGAAACGGGGACCTCGTCCCCGGAAGAAAACGCTTTGCGGCGACAAGCGCGCTGCGCCCAATCTGCGCGAGGCGGCTGTTCGCTGA
- a CDS encoding MATE family efflux transporter — MNAPLSTLEDPVPAPVTPDFEESLLKPSDLADPRLFSLIMRLALPSVCGLSIHALHHVVNAAFIGNVGPEAVAAVSVVFPIFLFISAIGHGLGVGCAASIGRHLGAGNTDEANSTATIGLGLAGLVGVACTVGLLIWLTPLLRLFGATPAILPPAQDYVGVLAFGCAFTLLQILCDFIVISEGNTRFSMWTLIGGFTLNIILDPIFIFGCNLGVSGAALATMTSQLAALAAFALYFKKSAGNLRVHWRLFRPTVAILRPIFSVGLPATLTTALSAITFTLIYRTAGAYGGEAAIAAIGIALRVFTLGELPLVGFCIGAQAVLSYAWGAKAPLRVLSATRFMLLVTTAFAVAHSVVILTFSHAIVGLFTKDPSVLALGTQAVIAFHLFFGLTGLQLVVLVLLQSLDKGRSAAIVSLAPQGYLLIPPLLILPRLWGLDGVIMAPAVAIALTVVIAGLFLWRETEALKRFALRGALSSDTPARSCSGPL; from the coding sequence ATGAATGCCCCCTTGTCGACACTTGAAGATCCGGTTCCGGCACCGGTCACACCGGACTTCGAAGAATCGCTTCTGAAGCCGAGCGATCTTGCGGATCCGCGGCTGTTTTCGCTTATCATGCGGCTCGCGCTGCCGTCGGTTTGCGGCTTGTCGATCCATGCGTTGCACCATGTCGTCAACGCGGCCTTCATCGGAAACGTCGGGCCGGAGGCGGTCGCCGCCGTCAGCGTGGTCTTTCCGATTTTCCTTTTTATTTCGGCGATCGGCCATGGTTTGGGGGTCGGCTGTGCCGCGTCGATCGGACGCCACCTCGGCGCGGGCAATACGGACGAGGCCAATTCCACGGCAACCATCGGTTTGGGGCTCGCTGGACTGGTCGGCGTCGCCTGCACGGTCGGTTTGCTTATATGGCTGACGCCGCTTCTCCGCCTATTCGGAGCAACCCCGGCCATTTTGCCGCCGGCTCAGGACTATGTCGGAGTCCTGGCCTTCGGCTGCGCCTTCACGCTTCTACAGATCCTTTGCGATTTCATCGTCATATCCGAGGGCAATACGCGCTTCAGCATGTGGACCTTGATCGGAGGGTTTACGCTGAACATCATTCTCGACCCGATCTTCATCTTCGGCTGCAATCTGGGCGTTTCCGGCGCGGCGCTCGCCACGATGACCTCGCAGCTTGCGGCGCTCGCCGCCTTTGCTCTCTATTTCAAAAAATCCGCCGGCAATCTTCGGGTTCACTGGCGTCTGTTCCGCCCGACGGTGGCGATCCTGCGCCCCATCTTCAGCGTCGGACTGCCGGCGACGCTCACCACCGCTCTATCTGCGATTACCTTCACGCTGATCTACCGGACCGCTGGCGCCTATGGTGGCGAAGCCGCAATCGCCGCCATCGGCATTGCGCTGCGGGTGTTCACGCTGGGCGAACTCCCGCTGGTCGGTTTCTGCATCGGCGCGCAGGCCGTGCTCAGTTATGCCTGGGGCGCGAAAGCTCCGCTGCGCGTGCTGTCGGCGACCCGATTCATGCTTCTTGTCACCACCGCATTCGCGGTTGCACATTCGGTTGTGATCCTGACGTTCTCGCATGCCATTGTCGGGCTGTTCACAAAAGATCCGTCCGTACTTGCGCTGGGGACTCAGGCGGTCATAGCTTTCCATTTGTTTTTCGGCCTGACCGGGTTGCAACTCGTGGTTCTGGTGCTCTTGCAGTCGCTCGACAAGGGACGGTCGGCGGCCATCGTAAGCCTTGCTCCGCAAGGCTATCTGCTCATTCCGCCGCTGCTCATTCTCCCTCGTCTCTGGGGGCTTGACGGCGTCATCATGGCCCCTGCGGTGGCCATTGCCCTTACCGTCGTTATCGCCGGCCTATTTCTCTGGCGCGAGACGGAGGCACTGAAACGGTTTGCCCTCCGCGGCGCGCTTTCTTCTGACACACCCGCGCGATCCTGCTCCGGGCCCCTCTAG
- a CDS encoding non-ribosomal peptide synthetase: MSSAEPAATPLSAAGHPLTLAQRRIWSLAQIGNDHVMHRYSLNLRLQGPLDVNVLMRAIRLIGERHGGLRMRFLRSAGGHVDQQIDGLATLAAKLVDLSAIEPARREAEATRLMQANESFDLADDLPTRVRILRLSNDEHIFAMTVHPIVCDAASLRILGHDLIEIYAALAHHRVPELPALSDDAMQAAAEQTWLRSEAARKRLDFWCDLLPAAQESAVFPVRTMDGRVRTGERGIHGFSLGAELSAGLRRLERRTNSPLSSLLLTGFNVLLRRYDDKPEFTLGVVVENRTEANRQSMFGRFEDIVPVVTRLTTDMSFFQAIEQVSAKLEESLSHQVPFERLAQEISDRDGEAGKTFIRALYEHRPPLIDLARSDVGLRVESIKANGLRGDADIVVQTSENMDREIEGTIGFSKDMFDGKTIEQAMVHFVRILEAAAADPRILIRDIALLDAEELDFLSAPYPDGETDDDRPIHQLIAEQARRRPNAPAIFQGDFSWSHDRLEKTANRLAHRLRAVGVGPEVCVGVALRRSPEAIASILAVLKAGGAFVPIDPDHPSARNHHVLNDAGARVIVTQSGLRQALPHGFSGLILELDQIELDGEPDVAPEIDIAQDQLAYVIYTSGSTGVPKGVAVEHGPLTRHCQSTARIYEMESQSCELAFLPFSSDGGHERWIVPLLVGGAVVLPDRLWTPEETFAAMRRYGVNNASFPTAYLQQLAEWAAATGDAPPLRLYSFGGEGLAQKTFDLLSSALKTKWLINGYGPTETIMTPMAWKAPAGARFEGIYAPIGRPVGRRRIYVLDKDLNPVPIGVTGELFLGGDGVARGYVGNPALTADRFIKDPFDNGGGRLYRSGDLARWREDGSVEFVGRIDHQIKLRGYRIELGEIEAALGAAPNVGTCVVLLRADEGRAPALVGYVVASDGAALDPLELRRHLARQLPEYMVPAAIVVLDRLPLTANSKLDRAALPSPLAFTADLEPPKTKREEELALIWREVLGLPAVGVNQNFFEIGGHSIAALRILSRIKLLNPSSDIGIADLFNHQDIRSLAPVIDRKREGPVTAQVVRLRARGERPMLYCFPGLLVSTREYMRLVDYLGPDQPATGFLCYSLSEEKKIDASVEEITAHYVERIRAESKGQPCFFLGWSWGGLLAYEAARMLNHDVDVRMIGMVDVCDMDTDFAVGAIPRFVPGEREDLNCRILNWLEHTKMRSDWDRLLNSMDAQAFDQFLRFVGNSEEDLPVDGPDIGSREHTFWVLIDNALIFRRYHMKPFDCPIRSWAAEDSLNRGLNLIDWRSLSRDAGAAEIVAGTTHLHIIGASAFHARLALRMDEALEKLRPGSTKSRTGDVPQIMEFGHQ; encoded by the coding sequence ATGAGTTCAGCCGAACCGGCGGCAACGCCGCTTTCAGCGGCTGGCCATCCGCTCACGCTGGCCCAGCGGCGGATCTGGTCGCTCGCGCAAATCGGCAATGACCATGTCATGCACCGCTATTCATTGAACCTGCGGTTGCAAGGTCCTCTGGATGTCAATGTTCTCATGCGGGCGATACGGCTCATCGGCGAGCGTCATGGCGGATTGCGCATGCGCTTCCTGCGCTCCGCCGGTGGGCACGTCGATCAGCAGATCGATGGTCTCGCGACGCTTGCGGCGAAGTTGGTGGATCTCAGTGCCATAGAGCCGGCGCGCCGGGAGGCCGAGGCTACCCGTCTGATGCAGGCCAATGAATCGTTCGACCTCGCGGATGATCTACCGACTCGGGTCCGCATTCTGCGGCTTTCGAATGACGAGCATATCTTCGCGATGACCGTCCATCCCATTGTTTGCGATGCGGCTTCGCTGCGCATTCTCGGGCATGACCTCATTGAAATTTACGCGGCCCTCGCCCATCACCGGGTGCCCGAGCTGCCGGCGCTCTCCGACGACGCGATGCAGGCGGCTGCGGAGCAAACTTGGCTTCGTTCCGAGGCGGCACGCAAGAGGTTGGACTTTTGGTGCGATCTGCTCCCCGCAGCACAGGAGTCCGCGGTTTTTCCGGTGCGGACGATGGATGGCCGGGTCCGCACGGGGGAGCGCGGCATCCACGGTTTTAGCCTGGGAGCAGAGCTCAGCGCGGGATTACGGCGCTTGGAGCGTCGCACAAACTCGCCGCTGTCCAGCTTGCTTTTGACCGGCTTCAACGTGTTGCTTCGCCGCTACGACGATAAGCCCGAGTTCACCCTCGGCGTGGTCGTCGAGAACCGCACCGAAGCCAATCGGCAAAGCATGTTCGGGCGTTTCGAGGATATCGTTCCGGTCGTGACCCGCCTGACGACCGATATGAGTTTCTTTCAGGCCATTGAGCAGGTTTCCGCAAAACTGGAAGAATCCCTGTCCCATCAGGTCCCTTTCGAGCGGCTCGCGCAGGAAATCTCGGATCGGGATGGCGAAGCGGGCAAGACTTTTATCCGGGCCTTGTACGAGCACCGGCCGCCCTTGATCGACCTGGCGCGCTCCGATGTGGGGTTGCGGGTCGAGAGCATCAAAGCCAATGGGCTGCGCGGCGATGCCGATATTGTCGTCCAGACCTCCGAGAATATGGACAGGGAGATCGAAGGCACCATCGGCTTCTCCAAGGATATGTTCGACGGCAAGACGATCGAACAGGCCATGGTGCATTTCGTCAGAATCCTCGAAGCCGCCGCCGCCGACCCCCGAATTCTGATCCGTGACATCGCGCTGCTCGACGCGGAGGAACTCGATTTTCTGTCCGCGCCCTATCCCGATGGCGAGACGGACGATGATCGTCCGATCCACCAGCTCATTGCGGAGCAGGCGCGCCGCCGTCCAAATGCCCCCGCCATTTTCCAAGGCGATTTCTCTTGGTCCCACGACCGGCTGGAGAAAACCGCAAATCGACTTGCGCACCGTTTGCGTGCTGTAGGGGTGGGCCCCGAGGTTTGTGTCGGCGTTGCATTGCGGCGATCGCCGGAGGCAATCGCTTCGATTCTCGCTGTCCTTAAGGCTGGCGGCGCCTTCGTTCCGATCGATCCGGATCATCCGTCGGCGCGCAACCATCATGTCCTGAATGATGCAGGCGCACGGGTGATCGTCACCCAAAGCGGGCTGCGTCAAGCTTTGCCTCACGGCTTCAGCGGTTTGATCTTGGAACTCGATCAAATCGAACTCGATGGCGAGCCCGACGTTGCGCCCGAAATCGACATTGCGCAGGACCAGCTTGCCTATGTGATTTACACCTCCGGCTCGACGGGGGTTCCCAAGGGCGTTGCGGTTGAGCATGGCCCGTTGACGAGGCACTGCCAAAGCACCGCACGTATTTACGAAATGGAGTCCCAATCCTGCGAGTTGGCGTTCCTGCCCTTCAGTTCGGACGGCGGCCATGAACGCTGGATTGTTCCGCTGCTGGTTGGCGGCGCCGTCGTGCTCCCGGATCGCCTTTGGACGCCCGAAGAGACCTTTGCCGCGATGCGCCGGTATGGCGTCAATAATGCCAGTTTTCCGACAGCCTATCTGCAGCAATTGGCGGAATGGGCGGCGGCGACCGGCGATGCTCCGCCGCTTCGGCTTTATTCGTTTGGCGGCGAGGGCCTGGCGCAAAAGACCTTCGACCTCTTGTCGAGCGCGCTCAAGACCAAATGGCTGATCAACGGCTATGGTCCGACCGAAACCATCATGACGCCCATGGCTTGGAAGGCGCCAGCGGGCGCACGCTTCGAAGGCATTTATGCACCGATCGGACGCCCGGTCGGCCGCCGAAGAATTTACGTGCTCGACAAGGATCTCAACCCGGTTCCGATCGGTGTGACCGGCGAGCTGTTCCTGGGCGGTGACGGGGTCGCCCGAGGCTATGTCGGAAATCCGGCACTTACCGCCGACCGTTTCATCAAGGACCCCTTTGATAACGGAGGGGGCAGGCTCTACCGCTCGGGCGATCTCGCGCGGTGGAGAGAGGATGGCTCGGTTGAATTCGTGGGCCGGATCGATCATCAGATCAAGCTTCGCGGCTATCGCATCGAATTGGGAGAAATCGAGGCCGCGCTTGGTGCGGCTCCCAACGTCGGCACTTGCGTCGTCCTGCTGCGCGCCGACGAGGGTCGCGCGCCAGCCCTTGTCGGCTATGTGGTGGCCTCGGATGGAGCGGCGCTCGATCCGCTCGAACTGCGCCGACATCTTGCTCGCCAATTGCCCGAATATATGGTCCCCGCCGCCATCGTCGTGCTCGACCGGCTTCCGCTCACCGCCAATTCGAAACTGGATCGCGCGGCGCTGCCTTCTCCGCTTGCCTTCACGGCTGACCTCGAACCGCCGAAGACAAAGCGGGAGGAGGAACTCGCGTTGATCTGGCGCGAGGTTCTGGGCCTCCCAGCGGTTGGGGTGAACCAGAATTTCTTCGAAATCGGCGGCCATTCGATCGCGGCGCTGCGAATTCTGAGCCGCATCAAATTGCTGAATCCGTCGAGTGATATCGGGATCGCCGATCTATTTAATCATCAAGACATAAGGTCCCTGGCTCCGGTGATCGATCGGAAACGGGAAGGACCGGTGACCGCACAGGTCGTTCGGCTGCGCGCGCGCGGCGAGCGGCCGATGCTTTACTGCTTCCCCGGTCTGCTCGTCAGCACCCGCGAATATATGCGGCTTGTCGACTACCTCGGTCCAGATCAGCCGGCGACCGGCTTTCTTTGCTATTCGCTGTCGGAAGAGAAGAAGATCGACGCCTCGGTCGAAGAAATCACCGCCCATTATGTCGAGCGCATTCGGGCCGAGAGCAAGGGACAACCCTGTTTCTTTCTGGGTTGGTCTTGGGGCGGACTTCTCGCCTATGAAGCGGCGCGCATGCTGAACCATGACGTCGACGTGCGCATGATCGGCATGGTCGACGTCTGCGACATGGACACCGACTTCGCGGTCGGTGCGATTCCTCGATTTGTTCCCGGCGAACGCGAGGACCTTAACTGCCGCATTCTGAACTGGTTGGAACACACCAAGATGCGCTCCGATTGGGACCGGCTTCTCAATTCCATGGATGCGCAGGCCTTCGACCAGTTCCTGCGGTTCGTCGGCAACAGCGAGGAAGATCTGCCCGTTGACGGCCCTGACATTGGCAGTCGCGAACACACATTTTGGGTACTGATCGATAATGCGCTGATCTTTCGCCGCTATCACATGAAGCCGTTTGATTGCCCAATCCGTTCCTGGGCTGCCGAAGACTCCTTGAACCGGGGTCTGAACCTGATCGACTGGCGCAGTCTTTCCCGCGACGCGGGAGCTGCGGAAATCGTCGCCGGCACGACTCATCTTCACATTATCGGGGCGTCGGCTTTTCACGCCCGGTTGGCGCTTCGCATGGACGAGGCGCTCGAGAAATTGCGTCCGGGTTCAACCAAATCAAGGACCGGAGACGTTCCACAGATCATGGAGTTTGGCCACCAATGA